In a genomic window of Quercus lobata isolate SW786 chromosome 4, ValleyOak3.0 Primary Assembly, whole genome shotgun sequence:
- the LOC115983490 gene encoding probable purine permease 11, which yields MTDHQEPMIKNGTLSNQSLIGKLNRWQWWILVGLNIFFLIVGQAAAVLLGRFYYDQGGNSKWMATLVQTAAFPILLIPFFFIPSSKEPSNSSAPPSFKILASIYFSLGVLIAGDNMLYSVGLLYLSASTYSLICATQLAFNAIFSYFINSQKFTALIFNSVVILSFSAALVGINDDSDGPSRVSKWQKVIGFLCTLGASALYSLLLSLMQLSFQKVLKKETFSVVLEMQIYTALVATCVSVVGLFASGEWKTLHGEMVAFSAGRVSYVMTLVWTAVAWQVCSVGVVGLIFVVSSLFSNVISTASLAITPVASVIVFHDKMNGIKVIALLLAIWGFVSYIYQNYLDDCKARRTRNNDSESQTGPLC from the exons ATGACAG ATCATCAGGAGCCAATGATAAAAAATGGGACTTTGAGTAACCAGTCTCTAATTGGAAAACTCAACCGGTGGCAATGGTGGATTTTGGTGGGGCTAAACATTTTCTTCCTCATTGTGGGCCAAGCTGCTGCTGTTCTTCTTGGGAGGTTTTATTATGATCAGGGTGGCAATAGTAAATGGATGGCTACTCTTGTCCAAACTGCTGCCTTTCCAATCCTTTTGATcccattcttttttattccttccTCCAAGGAGCCTTCAAATTCTTCAGCCCCACCCTCTTTTAAAATTCTTGCCTCGATCTACTTCTCTCTTGGAGTGCTCATAGCTGGTGACAACATGTTGTATTCTGTTGGACTCTTGTACCTCTCTGCCTCTACTTACTCCCTCATATGTGCAACCCAATTAGCTTTTAATGCGATTTTCTCTTACTTCATCAATTCTCAGAAGTTTACTGCTTTAATTTTTAACTCTGTGGTTATCCTTTCATTTTCTGCTGCCCTGGTTGGAATTAATGATGACTCTGATGGACCATCCCGAGTTTCCAAGTGGCAAAAAGTAATTGGCTTCCTCTGTACCCTTGGAGCTTCTGCACTTTACTCTCTTTTGCTTTCCCTGATGCAGCTTTCCTTCCAAAAGGTTCTAAAAAAGGAAACATTTTCAGTGGTTCTGGAAATGCAAATCTATACAGCACTTGTTGCCACTTGTGTTTCTGTTGTTGGTCTTTTTGCAAGTGGGGAATGGAAGACTTTGCATGGGGAAATGGTTGCTTTTTCTGCAGGTAGAGTTTCTTATGTTATGACCTTGGTTTGGACTGCGGTGGCTTGGCAGGTTTGTTCTGTAGGTGTTGTGGGATTAATTTTTGTGGTGTCATCTCTTTTCTCCAATGTAATCAGTACTGCCTCTTTGGCTATTACTCCTGTTGCTTCCGTGATAGTGTTCCATGATAAGATGAATGGCATCAAGGTAATTGCTTTGCTTTTGGCTATTTGGGGTTTTGTATCTTATATTTACCAGAATTATCTTGATGATTGTAAGGCAAGGAGAACCCGGAACAATGATAGTGAATCTCAAACTGGCCCTCTATGTTGA
- the LOC115986904 gene encoding uncharacterized protein LOC115986904 gives MKCKRHLSDLSSTVGVCASCLRDRLFALIAAQAQVQARAQSEAQTQAQSRDDPRKSDPNIKPPPLVFPRSVSPYVSRRKSDEATWQQRQHQNSYQDRRFYSTPQVGPATSSTAPASAPTSFTGGRSYGKKNGRFSLLTNLFRSRSEKLESDPRVSTREPSAATTATTAASTSSSSPSWFTAIFAGRMKKKSRLFVYDESTVERKPRPRADRGMSPARTGDSDEDCERSPPVSGYSTETWRSPAFQVRRTRHGHSHNVSGIAFCLSPLVRASPNRHWSQKGMPPDIAISGEVRATGKFCKNRSRKLVDFGRVNHNR, from the coding sequence atgAAGTGTAAGAGGCATCTCTCTGACCTGAGTAGCACAGTCGGCGTGTGCGCCTCCTGTCTCCGCGACCGTCTCTTCGCTCTCATAGCCGCCCAGGCCCAGGTCCAGGCCCGGGCCCAGTCGGAAGCCCAAACCCAAGCTCAGTCCCGCGATGACCCGAGAAAATCTGACCCGAATATAAAACCGCCACCGTTGGTGTTCCCTCGCTCTGTCTCTCCTTACGTTTCTCGCCGCAAATCAGACGAGGCCACGTGGCAGCAACGGCAGCACCAGAATAGTTATCAGGATCGTCGGTTCTATAGTACTCCTCAGGTCGGGCCTGCCACGTCATCAACCGCCCCCGCCAGCGCCCCGACCAGCTTCACCGGCGGTAGGTCGTATGGGAAGAAGAACGGTAGGTTCTCGTTGCTTACGAATCTGTTCAGGTCCAGATCCGAGAAATTGGAATCGGATCCTAGGGTTTCGACTCGCGAGCCCTCGGCTGCTACTACTGCGACTACTGCTGCTTCTACGAGTTCGTCTTCTCCGTCTTGGTTCACCGCGATCTTCGCCGGCCGCATGAAGAAGAAATCGCGGCTTTTCGTTTACGACGAGTCCACCGTGGAGAGAAAGCCTCGTCCGCGGGCTGATCGGGGAATGTCGCCGGCGAGAACGGGAGATTCCGACGAGGACTGCGAGCGTTCGCCGCCGGTGAGCGGTTACTCCACGGAGACGTGGAGGTCGCCGGCGTTTCAGGTGCGTCGGACACGGCACGGGCACAGCCACAACGTGTCCGGGATTGCATTTTGCCTGAGCCCGCTCGTGAGGGCAAGCCCGAACCGGCACTGGAGCCAGAAAGGTATGCCGCCGGACATCGCCATCTCCGGCGAGGTCAGAGCTACGGGGAAGTTTTGCAAGAACCGGTCGCGGAAGCTTGTGGATTTCGGAAGAGTCAATCACAACCGTTGA